From one Rhodamnia argentea isolate NSW1041297 chromosome 1, ASM2092103v1, whole genome shotgun sequence genomic stretch:
- the LOC115730956 gene encoding endo-1,3;1,4-beta-D-glucanase-like, producing MSGPQCCENPPALNPASGQGHVEELGGLKSYVSGSSASNLAIVLVCDVFGYEAPNLRKLADKVAATGFYVVVPDFLGGDPYVPENAERPIMEWIKDHGTDKGYEDAKRIIEAVKGKGASAIGAAGFCWGAKVVVQLAKTGAIDAAVLLHPSLVSVDDIQGVKAPIAILGAETDHRSPPELLKQFEEILAATPEVDARVKIFPKVSHGWTVRYDVADEEAVKRAEEAHSDMLEWFVKFVK from the exons ATGTCAGGACCTCAATGCTGCGAGAACCCTCCAGCTCTGAACCCAGCCAGCGGGCAAGGCCATGTTGAGGAGCTGGGCGGACTCAAGAGCTACGTCTCTGGTTCCTCTGCCTCTAACCTCGCCATCGTCCTTGTCTGTGATGTGTTTG GATATGAAGCTCCAAACTTGAG GAAGCTTGCTGACAAGGTCGCAGCCACTGGGTTTTATGTGGTTGTTCCTGACTTTCTCGGTGGGGATCCTTATGTACCTGAAAATGCCGAAAGGCCCATTATGGAATGGATAAAGGATCATGGAACT GATAAGGGATATGAAGATGCAAAGCGAATAATTGAAGCTGTGAAAGGCAAAGGTGCATCTGCAATTGGGGCTGCTGGCTTTTGTTGGGGAG CTAAGGTTGTGGTTCAGCTGGCAAAGACAGGGGCCATCGATGCTGCTGTGTTATTGCATCCGTCATTAGTCTCGGTGGATGACATCCAGG GGGTTAAGGCTCCAATAGCCATATTAGGAGCTGAGACAGACCATAGGTCACCACCGGAACTCCTGAAGCAGTTTGAAGAGATTCTGGCTGCCACACCCGAG GTTGATGCACGAGTGAAGATATTTCCGAAAGTTTCCCATGGGTGGACTGTCAGGTACGATGTCGCCGATGAAGAAGCGGTTAAGCGTGCCGAGGAGGCGCATTCGGATATGCTAGAGTGGTTTGTGAAGTTTGTCAAGTGA